The DNA segment CGATTACTTTCAACAACTTCCACATTGTCCAAATGAATGTTTCCATTTTGAACGATTCTTAAAGCGATTTTGTCATCAATATCATCTACACTTAATCCTTTTTGTCCTTTTTCTACGATAAAACATTTTACTTTGTTGTCTTCCACATCTCTTGCATATACGGGAATCAAATCAGCTGAACTCGCTCCACCAATCCAACGTTTTTCACCATTGATGATCCATTTGTCCCCTTCACGACGTGCAGTAGTTGCTAATCCTGCAGCTGTATCAGATCCATGTTCAGGTTCAGTTAAAGCAAAACAAGTTTGTAATTCAAAGTTTTGTAACTTTGGCAACCATCTCATTTGTTGTTCTGGGCTGCCGCCTAATAAGAAGGAGAAGTATCCAAGTCCTGCATGTACTCCAAAGAAGGTTGCAATCGAAGCATCGAACTTGTACAAATCATATGCCAAGAATAAGAAATAAGTATTTCTCCACATAAATTGGTTCGGTTGATTTTCAAACAATGCAGGATCATTGATTAATCCAGTTTTTGCTACATGTTTAAATTCTTCAGTTGGAAATTCTCCTCTTTTCCAGTAATCATTGATGACTGGTTTCAAATGTTCGTTTACCGCTTTTCGGACACGTTGCAATACGACGATTTCCCCATCTGTTAAACTTTCTGAAAATTTCAAAATATCCTCTGGATACATTTCCTTCAATATTTGTTCTCTATTTTCCAATTTTGACACTGGTTCTCTTTTTTCCATTCTTAATACTTGTTCTCTATTTTCCATCATTTAACACTCCTTATTAGTTATTATATAAGCGCTTACATTCTTATTGTAATAGCCACTTTCCTATTTTTCTAATTACAATTTGTAATACCGAACATTACCTTTTTTAATGGAGTCTCTTAGAACACTGTCTTATCAAGGAATTTTCAAACAATATATAAAATTAAACTAAATCAATTAATTTTCTGAACACTTTTTTTCATACCAAAAAACATCAAAATTTTAGTTGTCATCCTTAACTTTCGGATAATAAACTATTTTTTTGATGCTTTACATTTTTTTATTTAGTTGATTACTTCTACTTCTGACATTTCATTCATAATTCGGATAATTTCTTTTTTGTCGGTTTTGCCTACTGAATTGTTTGGAAAAGCAGTTAAAAAAAGATACTGTTTTGGCGTTTTGTACCCTGCCAAATTTGCAGATGCATAGTGATCCAACTCCGCCACCTCTATTTTTTGTCCATCACAAATGATGGCTGCACCGACTGATTGTCCGTATACCGGATGTTCATACCCTACTACCACAGAGTCCTTTACTCCTGGAAGGTGATTCAATACCTTTTCTACTTCAGAAGGCAAAACATTTTCTCCACCAGTGATGATCATTTCTTTTTTTCGATCAACGATATAAAAAAGTCCGTTTTCATCCTTCTTGGCCAAGTCGCCTGTTCTCACATAGTCGTCTTGAAAGGCTTTTCTCGTTTCTACTTCATTGTTCCAATACCCAGCAAAAGTATGTTGACCGGCTAGCAACAACTCGCCAACTTGTCCTTGCTCTACTTCCTCACCATTATCATCTACTATTTTTGCTTCAACAAAAAAACTCGGATAACCGATGCTGAACGGATGTTTTAAAGCAGATTCGCCCGTTAGTTTAAAATTATTTGGACCCGCCTCTGTCAGTCCGTATGAATTGATTAGTGGTAGTTTTTCTCTCACAAAATAGTTGACCACTTCTTTTAAAGGCGGAGAACCTCCAGCCACAAATGTGTTCACACTTTCTAAGTTACCTTTGCTAAAATTTTTTGCACGGATCAGCCCATAATACATCGTTGGAACCATAAACAACATAGTAGGCTTGTATCGTTTGATCATCTCATTTGCATTTTCTCCGTCAAAAAATCGATCAATGATGATTTTTCCGCCGATCAGCAATAATGGAATCACAATACCAGAAATACCCGCTATATGGAACATCGGAGCACTGGCTATTGTGATATCCTCATGCGAGATATTCCAACTCATGACCGTATTCATTGAATTGTTGATCATACCATTATGTGTAATGACAGCACCTTTTGGATGACCGGTCGTCCCAGTAGTATATATCAGCATAGCTGGCGACTCTAATTCAATGGATTCGGAATGAAATTCCTCATAATTTATATTTTCACAGATATCATTATATTTTTCGCTATCTACATCTAGCGATAACAATGTAACATCTATAAGAGACAAGCGTTCGCTGATTTGACTAGAATGCAAGATAACTTTGGGTTTAGCATCTTCCACTACTTTTTTAATTTCGATTGGTTTCAGACGCCAATTCAACGGAATAAAAATAGCACCCATCTTTATACTTGCAAGTAAAACATCAAAATAACTGATATCATTTGGAGAATATAGTGCGACTCTGTCTCCCTTTGTCACACCATTTTTCTTCAGATAATGTGCTAATTTTTCAGCACGTAAATTGACTTCTTTGTATGTCCATTCTCTATTTTTTAATGGGTCGACCAAAGCTGTCCTGTTAGGTGTTAATAACGACCGTACTTTTATCCAATCTAAATTCATTTCTATACCTCCACAAAATATCCAATTTTGTGTAAGCGCTTATATAAATATATTTTAGCAATAATTGTTTAATTTGTCTAATAGTATTTTACTTTCATCTCTCTCATCTACAAATTGATCTTCAATATCATTTATTAAAGTTAGTAAGCAGCTTATAAATTTTTGATTGATTTGGTATTAATAAAAGACAGCAAGAGCATTTTTGCTCTTGCTGTCTAAATAAGGTCTGTTTAACAACTTTTGTCGAGACTAAACGAAACACTCCACATCCTGTTTAGTTGAGCTGTGTTCGACAGGCTCTCGGAAAAAACGTAATCTCTACGAGGATGAACCATCCTCTGCGATATTCCTTGTTTTTCTGTCAAGTCTAAGCGGTGTGTTACACATCCTAATCAAATACGTGGGTATAGAATTCGGTTTCGCCTGCTTCTCGAGATAGAAATGCTTCAGTACCGTTTATTGATTTTATCGTAATCTCTATTGGTATATTAGGTATTAAATAAGAAGAAGCTTTTTCAGCGACATTTTGGGTAAACGCAATAATTTCACTTTCTCCATAAAATTGTGTGTTGATCGATACTTTCATATTCACAATTTGGTCATCCGTATAGAGTGCTTCAGCTGTGACACCACTTAAGTTTGGAAAGAAATTTTCAATTTCTGATTTAAAGTTTGAAAAGCTAGATAACTCAGTGCTTTCTTCTCCACTAGTTGGAAATACCACTTTCTTTTGATTGATAGGCTCCCAATTCTGTACTGTAGTTGCCCCATCTTGGCTTATTGCTTCTGAAATATACACACCACCAGCTAAATTATCTTTCGTGGATTGTTCAAAGATACCGACAACAATCGGAATATCCCCAACACCTTCCGTTTCCCGTAAGCGTTGCACAATTTTATCAGCCATTTTTTTACCTTCTGCTAGTAATTTTTCTCGCGAAATTTCTGTTTCAAATTCTGCGCCGAATTCTTTTTTTGTGTAATAATCTACAGTATTCATTGCTAAACCTATAGAAATCCCACCTAGTGCAAATCCATCATCTTTTTGTACCATATAATTTTGCTCCAACAATGAGTCTAAATAAATTGGATTCCGTTCATTTGGTTCAAGATTTCCATTGTCCTCTGGATTCAAACCTTCTGGATTCTCTTCACTCGCACGGGCCAACCATTTACTAGTGGTTTCAGCATTAATATATTGGCCTTCTTGAAAGTAGTAGGAATCTGGTGAAAAATGGCTTTGTGATAAGTCCATTAACCCAGTCTCAAATGCCTTTAAATTTACATTTGAGTTTAATCCTAACGTTACCCCTCTGTTTAAACTGGTTTTGTAAGTTCCATCTGTAATGATTGCACTGTAATAATCACCTGATAATTGGCTTGTTGTTTCAGTTTCTTCTCCAACAGACTCTGTTTCTTTTATATCCGGATCCTCTGTTTGGCAGGCACTTAAAAGAAATACACAGGCAGCCATTAAGGCAATTGCTTTTTTGTTCATTTACTTATTCCTCTCCTTCTAATGTTTCCAACAACTGATCTTCATCCCAGACAAGAATATTTAATGATTCAGCTTTTGCTAACTTGCTGCCGGCTTCTTCACCTGCAACGACCAAATCAGTTTTCTTAGAGACGCTCCCAGTCACATTTCCGCCAAGATTTTCAATACGTTCTTTAGCTTCTTCACGAGTAAAATGCGTCAATTTCCCCGTTAAAACAACTGTTTTCCCATTAAAATAAGAATCAACTGTTGCGACTTCTACTTTTTTCTTCCCTAAATAATTCATGTTGACCTGGCTGTTTTTTAATTCCTGAATCAGTTCATTCACTTCTGGTAAACTGAAATACGCGACGACACTTTCAGCGATAATTTCTCCGATACCCTCAATTGAAATAATCATGTCTTTTTCCGCTTGCTGCACAGCTTCCATTGTTTCAAAACGTTCTGCAATTAATTTAGCCGCTTTTGCGCCTACATGACGAATACCTAATCCAAAGAGCAGTCTTTCTAATGAATTGCTGCGACTTGCATCGATAGCATTTAGTAGATTATTAGCTGATTTTTCTTTAATTTTATCTAACGTAACCAGTTGATCAAACGTTAATGTATAAAGATCTGCTACATCGTGAACCATATCTTTTTCAAACATTTGCATTAATACTCTAATGCCTAATCCGTCAATATTCATCGCGTTTCGAGAAACAAAATGAGATAAGCCTTCCGTAATTTGAGCCGGACATTTAGGATTCATGCAGCGTAAAGCAACTTCTTCTTCCAAATGAATCAGATCGCTGTCACAAGCCGGACAGTGCGTAGGAATAGCATAAGGTTGGCTGTCTTCCGGTCGTTCATCCAAAATGACACGAGTGACTTCTGGAATGATATCTCCTGCTTTATGAACGACTACAGTGTCCAATAGGCGGATATCTCGTTCATGGATCAAATCTTCATTGTGCAGACTTGCTCGCTGAACCGTAGTGCCCGCTAATTGAACAGGATCCATAATAGCTGTTGGCGTCACAACTCCCGTTCGACCGACTGACCATTCAATATCGCGAATCACTGTATGAGCTTCTTCTGCCGGAAACTTATAGGCAATAGCCCATCTAGGAGCTTTAACGGTAAAACCAACTTCTTCTTGAACTGCAAACTCATTTACCTTGATCACGATACCATCGATTTCATAAGGCAAAGCAGTTCTTTTTTCTTGAAATTCTTGAGTGTATGCCCATACTTCTTCAATTGTTTGGAACACTCTGCGATCATGATTCGTTCGAAGTCCCAATTCATCTAATTGATGGAGTGCGTCTTCTTGGCTTACAGCTGTTAATTCACCAAAATCACCAATCGTGTATAAAAAAGTATTTAAATTTCGTTTAGCTGTTTCTTTTGGATCTAAATTACGCAACCCACCAGCTGCTGCGTTTCTTGGGTTTGCAAAGATTGCCTCCCCATTTTCTTCGCGTTCTTGATTCAATTTAATAAAGGAATCTTTGGGCATGTAACATTCCCCGCGCACTTCAATAGAATAAGGATTTTTCAAGCGTAACGGAACCGATTTAACGGTACGAATATTTTGAGTCACGTTCTCACCCACAGTTCCATCTCCACGTGTGGCTGCACGAACCAGCTTTCCTTTTTCATACGTTAACGATACGGCTAAACCATCAATTTTCAGCTCACAAATGTAGCTAAATGGTTGATCCGTTATTTTTTTGATACGACGATCAAAATCAAGTAGGTCTCCTTCGTTAAATGCATTTCCAAGACTTAACATAGGAACTTCATGAACCACTTTTTCAAAACCAGGCAGGATGGTTCCTCCAATGCGTTGTGTGGGAGAATCATTACTGATTAAGTCCGGAAATGCTTCTTCCAAAGCTACTAGTTCATTGTACAACTTGTCGTAATCCGTGTCAGGTATAGATGGAGCATCTTTCACATAATATTCATAGCTATATTTGTCTAATAATGACCGTACGTCGAATACCCGTTGCTTTGCAGATTCAAAATCTTGTGTGGACATGCCCTTAATTCCTTTCGTACTTTATATTTTTATAGGAAAACAGTAGTAGTCATTTAGTCACACTACGAATTAGACAAATAAATCTTAAAAGCAACTTATTTGTCCAGCTGAGAAGTTACGCATCCTGTTTTAGTTGAATTTCGCACACCAGACTTTCGGAAAAAATAGAATCTCTGCGAGGATGAAACATCCTCTACGAAATTCTTTGTTTTTCTTTCGAGCCTAAACGTCGTTTTCCGCACCTTGTAGTTGAGCTACGAGCCCCAGACACTGTGTAAAAAAAGATGAATCCCTCCGAAGATGAAACATCTTCTCTGTGATTCCCTGTTTTTACTGTTTGTCTTTCAGGGTCTCTACGCATCCTGTTTTTCGATTGGAGCGAAGGCTGCTAGTAGGCGTTTGATTCCTTGTTCTTTAAAGGCTATATCAAGTTGGAGGTCATTTGCTGCACCGGTAACTTTGACTACTGTCCCAAGACCCCATTTTTTATGAACGGCTTTATCGCCAACATTCCAACCTAATTTGTCAGCTCCGCTTGACGTTTTGCTTGTTACTGGAGCCTTATAAGGTTGACTAGCTGCTCTTGTTGCTTGATTGCGTTGCATAGGACTAGTTGTTGAACTGAATGTTGAACGGCTAAATGGTGTATTTAGATTCTGTTGATTTCCTAGTTCTAAGACTTCATCCGTGATTTCATTGATGAAGCGAGAAGCCGAATTGCTTTGTGTACGGCCATATAAAACCCTTGAATAAGCATTGGTAATATATAATTTTTTCTCTGCACGTGTGATTCCTACATAAGCTAGACGGCGTTCTTCTTCTAATTGATCTTCTTCCATCATCGAACGTGACAACGGAAAAATTCCTTCTTCCAATCCAATAAGGAAAACAATTGGGAACTCTAATCCTTTGGCTGCGTGAAGCGTCATTAAAGTTACTTCGCTTTGAGGTTCTTCTTCTAAATTGTCCAAATCAGAAACCAGTGCTAGATCCGTTAAAAACGTCAACAATGATTTATCTTCCGTATTTTCTTTTTCAAATTGTTGTGTTACCGTCAAAAATTCTTGAATATTTTCTAGTCGTGTTTCAGATTCAAGTGTGCGTTCTAATTCTAAAGATTTTTGGTAACCGCTACGTTTTAAAACTTCTTCGACTAATTCCGTCACCGGAACGTATTCTTGCATTTGACGCAAATCTTTCATCATGAAGCCAAATCCTTCAAGTTCACTAGCAGCTTTGCCGGAAATCGGTGTAATAGACACATTCAAAGCCGTTTCCAAAAGAGACCAGTCGTATTGATTGGAAGAAGTTCTAAGCTTTTCAATCGTTCCAGGACCAATCCCTCGTTTAGGTACATTGACCACTCGTTCAAAACTCATATTGTCATCAGGGTTAGCAATTAAACGCAGATACGCTAAAACGTCTCTGATTTCTTTACGGTCGTAGAACTTGTGACCACCAACCATTTTATAAGGAATATTTGATTTTAACAAGCTATCCTCAATAACACGAGACTGAGCATTTGTACGGTAAAGAACTGCAAAATCACCATAATTGTAATTATTTTCTTTCATTTCTTCTTGAATCTTAGAAATGACGTAACGTGATTCATCACCTTCAGATTGTCCACGATAATACGTGATTTTTTCACCATCATGATTATCTGTCCAAAGTTTTTTGACTTTACGTTTTGAGTTATTTCCGATCACATCATTGGCAGCTTGCAATATAAATTTAGTCGAACGGTAATTTTGTTCTAACAAAACAGTCGTTGCATCTGGATAATCTTTTTCAAAATTCAAGATATTTTCCATGTTGGCTCCGCGCCAGCCGTAGATACTTTGGTCAGCATCCCCAACAACACAGAGATTTTTAAATCTTTCAGCTAGCATGTTTACTAAAGTGTATTGTGCTTCATTTGTATCTTGGTATTCATCGACATGGATGTAGTGAAATTTATTTTGGTAATAATCCAGTGTTTCAGGACTTTCTTTGAATAATCGAATAGCCAACATAATCAAATCGTCAAAATCGACTGCTTGATTGCGACGCAATTCTCTTTGGTAATCATCGTAACAATCTGCCACTATTTTTTCAAAAAAGCTTCCAGCTCTTTTACGGTAGTCAACTGGTGTATCTAATTCATTTTTAGCATTGCTGATTTCTCCTAAGATAGCTCTTGGATTATACTTTTTAGGATCGATATTTCGTTCTTTTAGGATTCGTTTCATCAATGTTTGCTGTTCACTTGGATCGCTGATAGTAAATGCTTTAGTATAACCGATGCGATCGATGTCGCGACGTAAAATACGGACACACATTGAGTGAAAAGTAGAGACCCAAACATCGCTTCCCCCTTCTTTCATTAGACGGGTTACTCGTTCTTTCATTTCTTTAGCGGCTTTATTCGTAAATGTAATCGCCAAAATATTCCATGGATTAACGTTTTTTTCTTCGATCAAATAGGCAATACGGTGTGTTAAGACACGTGTTTTTCCGCTTCCTGCTCCAGCCATAATTAAAAGAGGTCCTTTTGTGCATACAACTGCATCTTTTTGTTTGGGATTCATCCCATTTAATAAGTCATCTCGTAATACCAATTTCTTTACATCCTCTCTTCTTATAACATCCTATTTCAGATTAAAAAATAGAATTTGGACTTCACCAGTCTAGCAAAAACTTTTAAAGTTTTGCATAATTTCTCAAGAATAATTTTACCACAAATAAAGCCTCTCCGAGTAGTAAATGAACAGTTTCAAATGAAGAAAGTAGAAAAGAAAAAAGACTCTTAAAAAAAGAATCTTTTTTCTTTCAACCTATTTTTTTAATTACAGTTGTTCCTAAATCCCCTGTATCGCGATCAGGCTAAGCTGATTGATCAAAATACGTACTTCTTTTCTAGCTAAAGCGTAATTATTCTGTTTCAAAAGAATCAAAATTTGATTAAAATGTTTTATTTTCGTTGGTTGGCTTATCTGCAGAAATCCTTGAATCTCTTTATTTGTTTGTCCATTGATACTCCGAAATGTATCCAAAAATAGAGACGTCGTATAAGTATTTTTAGCATAGTGATAAAAACTGGTCCAGTAATCAAATTCGATATCTGAAAAAACTTCGATTTCTTTTACATGGATCACCATTTTCAATTGATCGATTATTGTTTCCAATTCATCTGTATTAAATTGAATTTCTTTAATTTGTAAAAAATGCAGATAATCAATTAATAGGAGTTCCATAAACTCTAATCGTTCATGAAATCCTTGCAACGAAATCTGATTTTCACGAATTCGTATGCCTTTATTTTGTTCAATGACTATGTACCCTTCTTCTTCTAACCTCAGAAAAGCTTGTCGAATCGGAGTACGGCTAATACCCAACTTTTTAGACAATCCAATTTCTGTAATATGTGTTTGAGGTAACCATTGTTTGGTTAAAATTTGTTCCTTACTGTATTGGTAAGCTGCCTCTACTAATTTTTTTGGTTTAGACATTTTACTCACCTGCCTATTTTTTTGTTATCAATTTTTGTCTACACAGAAAAACTAGCCTTTTTATATTTTTTACGCCTGTACCAATTATAAGATTTATCTTACCTAACTTCAAGTCTACTTCTATACCTTTATGTATTCAAGCCATTCTGACTGTTTAAGATAAAATTTACTTAACCACTACCAAATATTTACATAGAATTTATACAAGGACGATATAATGAATTTGTACCAAACAGAAACTATTTTCTTTACTTTTTTGATAATTGTAAAGATCCCCCCATCCTGAGGTCCGCTTTTTAAAGCGGACCTTCAATAGTTGAAGACCACATAAAAGGCAAATTTCTTTTGTCTTTTTTTATTTTATTTTCTCTTCAATTGTTAAAGCAGTCTGTTTAGGCCATTTCAGTCCTCCAATGAATGTTGAACTCAATATTAATAACCCACCAAAGATTTGAATACCGCTCATTGCTTCTCCTAAGAAAAGTGCTGACATCACTACTGCAGCAACTGGGTCAATGTAACTCAACAGAGCAACCGTTTGACTCTTTAATTTTTGCATCGCTGAAAAATACAATACATACGCTAATCCGGTATGTACGATCCCTAAAATGATAAGATAAGGAATTGACGTGATCGTTATCCCTACTACATCGAAACCTTGTGTAAAGAAGACATAAGGAGCGAGTACCACAGAAGCAACCATTAGTTGAATCATTGTGCTTTCTAAACTAGTCAAATCTTTTATAAATTTATTTAACATCATGACACTTGCATATAAAATAGCTGCTCCTAAGCCATAAAAGATTCCAACCGAATGAGTGTGACCCATACTTGATTGATTGTTTGTCCCTACGACTAAAAACATGCCAACCATAGCCAACAGAATGCTCCCTGCTTTATTCAGCATCCATTTTTCTTTCAGTAAAAAAGGAGAAACAACCATCACGATTACCGGGGCAAAATAATAGCTCAACGTAGCATTTGAAATCGTTGTATAGTTATAAGCTTCAAATAATAAAATCCAGTTTAAGCCTATAGCTGTTCCAGAAAAAAATAGCACGACTGCATTCTTTTTTAATAACCCATACGAAACCTTATTTCTCTTAAAAAGCATGAAAACCAACAAGAATAAGCTACCTAATACTCCACGATAAAGAGCAATTTCACTTGAAGTCAGTTCAATATTTTTGACCATCAACCCAATTGATCCAAATAGCAGCATCGCTATCACAACTTTTGCCTTTTCTATTCCCATTATCCACCCTCCTAAGTCTTCCTTTATCCGTTTTTACGTCGTCAATTCTCTTAAAAAAAGGTGTTAAAAAAAACATAGGAAAAATAAAGATTCCTATGCTTTTATACTTTAGTTAGTAGTCCATTGCTTTTAAATTTACATGAAGAGTTTTATTCACCTAGACCAACTCTGTGGAAAATTTCATCTACGTTTCTTAAATGATAGTTGTAATCAAAGGCATCATCAAGGTCTTTAGTAGTCAATATAGACATGATTTTTTCGTCTTGTTCAAGTAAAGGACGGAATAATACTTGTTCATCCCAAGCTATAGCTGTTTTTGGTTGGATCAAATCATATGCAGCTTCACGGCTCATGCCATTATCAATCAGTTTAAGCAATACACGTTGGCTATAAATCAATCCAAACGTTGCGTTCATATTGCGTTTCATGTTTTCTGGGAAAACAGTTAATTTTTCAACAATCGTTCCAAAACGATTTAACATGTAATTTAATAAGATAGTTGAATCTGGAAGAATAATACGTTCAGCAGATGAATGAGAAATATCGCGTTCATGCCATAAAGCAACATTTTCGTATGCTGTTACCATGTGACCTCTGATGACACGTGCTAGCCCCGTTACATTTTCAGAACCAATAGGATTGCGTTTATGCGGCATAGCTGATGATCCTTTTTGGCCTTTTGCAAAAAACTCTTCAACTTCACGCGTTTCGGATTTTTGCAGTCCACGAATCTCTGTAGCAAATTTTTCAATACTGGTAGCAATTAAAGACATTGTAGCTACATATTCAGCATGTAAATCACGTGGCAGAACTTGAGTTGAAATTTCTTGTGCTCTCGTTCCTAGATTTTCACAGACATACTTTTCAACAAAAGTTGGAACGTTGGCAAATGTTCCAACTGCTCCACTTATTTTCCCAGCTTCGACACCCTTTGCTGCATGTTCAAAACGCTCAATGTTGCGTTTCATTTCTGAATACCAAAGAGCTAATTTCAACCCAAAGGTAGTCGGTTCAGCATGCACGCCATGAGTACGGCCCATCATAACAGTATATTTATGTTCTTTAGCTTTTTCACCAATTATTTCTAAAAACTTTTGTAAATCTTGACGCAACACATCATTTACTTGTTTCAATTGGTACCCATAAGCAGTATCAACAACATCGGTACTTGTTAATCCATAATGGACCCACTTGCGTTCTTCTCCTAATGATTCAGAAACTGCGCGTGTAAAAGCCACCACGTCATGTCTGGTTTCTTTTTCGATTTCTAAAATACGCTCAACTTCAAACGAAGCATTTGCACGAATCTTCTGCACATCTTCTTTAGGGATTTCTCCTAATTCAACCCAAGCTTCAGCAGCCAATATTTCGACCTCTAACCAAGTGTTGTAACGATTCTCATCGGACCAAATGGCCGCCATTTCAGGTCTTGTGTAACGTTCTATCATAATTATCTTAACTCCCTATTTCCAGATTCCTGTATCCGCAATTGTGGACAGTGTTTTTTCGATATTTTTTGTTGCTACTGTAATATGACCTATCTTTTGCCCTTTTTCTGGGTTTTCTTTGCCATAATAATAAAAGTTCCAATCCGGTTTTAATTGGATTTGGACCTTTGCTGCTGCTTCATGCTCACTTAAAATAGTCACCATGACTGCTGGAGTAATCAGCTCAATTTCCGGTAAAGGCCAACCACAAATTGCACGAATATGCGCATCATATTGAGACATAGAACAGGCTTCAATACTGTAGTTTCCTGAGTGATGAGGTCTTGGAATCACT comes from the Carnobacterium sp. 17-4 genome and includes:
- a CDS encoding DMT family transporter encodes the protein MGIEKAKVVIAMLLFGSIGLMVKNIELTSSEIALYRGVLGSLFLLVFMLFKRNKVSYGLLKKNAVVLFFSGTAIGLNWILLFEAYNYTTISNATLSYYFAPVIVMVVSPFLLKEKWMLNKAGSILLAMVGMFLVVGTNNQSSMGHTHSVGIFYGLGAAILYASVMMLNKFIKDLTSLESTMIQLMVASVVLAPYVFFTQGFDVVGITITSIPYLIILGIVHTGLAYVLYFSAMQKLKSQTVALLSYIDPVAAVVMSALFLGEAMSGIQIFGGLLILSSTFIGGLKWPKQTALTIEEKIK
- the purB gene encoding adenylosuccinate lyase, with amino-acid sequence MIERYTRPEMAAIWSDENRYNTWLEVEILAAEAWVELGEIPKEDVQKIRANASFEVERILEIEKETRHDVVAFTRAVSESLGEERKWVHYGLTSTDVVDTAYGYQLKQVNDVLRQDLQKFLEIIGEKAKEHKYTVMMGRTHGVHAEPTTFGLKLALWYSEMKRNIERFEHAAKGVEAGKISGAVGTFANVPTFVEKYVCENLGTRAQEISTQVLPRDLHAEYVATMSLIATSIEKFATEIRGLQKSETREVEEFFAKGQKGSSAMPHKRNPIGSENVTGLARVIRGHMVTAYENVALWHERDISHSSAERIILPDSTILLNYMLNRFGTIVEKLTVFPENMKRNMNATFGLIYSQRVLLKLIDNGMSREAAYDLIQPKTAIAWDEQVLFRPLLEQDEKIMSILTTKDLDDAFDYNYHLRNVDEIFHRVGLGE